The Pantoea vagans genome includes a window with the following:
- the yajL gene encoding protein deglycase YajL: MSANASVLVCLAHGSEEIEAVTTLDLLVRGGISVTTASVESDGTCEIVCSRGVRLLADAPLVEVADNDYDAIVLPGGLKGAETFRDSPLLVETVRQFHLAGKIVAAICAAPGTVLIPHDLFPVGNMTGFPGLRDTIPDKHWMDRRVAWDPRVNLLTSQGPGTSMDFALKLIDLLVDKEKARDVASQLVLAAGIYNYQEFEERE; this comes from the coding sequence ATGAGCGCGAACGCATCGGTTCTGGTTTGCCTGGCACATGGCAGTGAAGAGATCGAAGCCGTTACCACCCTCGATCTGCTGGTACGCGGCGGTATCAGCGTCACCACTGCCAGCGTAGAGAGCGACGGCACGTGCGAGATTGTTTGCTCACGCGGTGTGCGCCTGCTGGCGGATGCGCCTTTGGTCGAAGTGGCCGATAACGATTATGACGCCATCGTCTTGCCAGGCGGCCTGAAAGGCGCGGAGACATTTCGTGACAGCCCACTGCTGGTGGAAACGGTACGTCAATTTCACCTCGCTGGAAAAATTGTTGCGGCTATCTGCGCTGCACCGGGCACAGTGCTTATTCCACACGACCTGTTTCCGGTAGGAAACATGACGGGTTTTCCCGGATTGCGTGACACCATCCCCGATAAACACTGGATGGATCGCCGCGTGGCCTGGGACCCGCGCGTCAACCTGTTAACCAGCCAGGGGCCGGGCACTTCGATGGATTTTGCGCTAAAACTGATTGATTTGTTGGTGGATAAAGAGAAAGCGCGTGATGTGGCGTCACAGCTGGTGCTGGCGGCAGGGATTTATAATTATCAGGAATTTGAAGAGCGTGAATAA
- the panE gene encoding 2-dehydropantoate 2-reductase, whose product MKITVLGCGALGQIWLAALARQGHEVQGWLRVPQPYCSVNVIDPQGNASNHTFIANDPLFLAESQLLLVTLKAPQVSPAVKNLQSVLPAHAPILLLHNGMGTLEELKELPQPLLRGITTHAAMRDGTVIKHVAYGITHIGPTSRESASLSDLADILHQALPDVAWHDNIASASWRKLAVNCVINPLTVEHDCQNGALRAWPEQIATLCEEIAWVMEREGQHIAVDNLRDIIYDVIDSTAGNTSSMLQDVRAQRLTEIDYITGYLLRRARAQGITLPENTRLYDLIKRKESQYERERIGSGLPGTWQ is encoded by the coding sequence ATGAAAATTACCGTGTTGGGTTGCGGCGCCCTGGGTCAGATTTGGCTCGCCGCTCTCGCACGCCAGGGACATGAGGTTCAGGGCTGGTTGCGCGTGCCGCAACCCTACTGCTCGGTAAACGTGATCGATCCCCAAGGCAACGCCAGCAATCACACGTTCATTGCCAACGATCCGCTGTTTCTTGCTGAAAGCCAGCTGCTGCTGGTGACACTGAAAGCGCCGCAGGTTTCTCCGGCGGTGAAGAACCTGCAAAGTGTGTTGCCGGCACATGCGCCGATTCTATTACTGCATAACGGTATGGGCACGCTGGAAGAACTCAAAGAGCTGCCACAGCCCCTGTTGCGGGGGATTACCACCCACGCCGCAATGCGCGATGGCACGGTCATCAAACATGTGGCATACGGTATAACTCATATCGGCCCCACCAGTCGCGAAAGCGCCTCACTGAGCGATCTCGCTGATATCCTGCATCAGGCGCTGCCTGACGTGGCCTGGCATGACAACATTGCTTCCGCCAGCTGGCGCAAACTGGCGGTGAATTGCGTGATCAATCCGCTCACCGTTGAGCATGATTGCCAGAATGGTGCTCTGCGCGCCTGGCCAGAGCAGATTGCCACGCTGTGTGAAGAGATCGCCTGGGTGATGGAGCGCGAGGGCCAGCACATCGCGGTCGATAACCTGCGCGACATCATTTATGACGTCATTGACAGCACCGCGGGCAATACCTCCTCGATGTTGCAGGACGTGCGCGCGCAGCGTCTGACCGAAATTGATTACATCACCGGCTACCTGCTGCGCCGCGCCCGCGCGCAGGGGATTACCCTGCCGGAGAACACCCGTTTGTACGACCTGATTAAACGCAAGGAGTCCCAATATGAGCGCGAACGCATCGGTTCTGGTTTGCCTGGCACATGGCAGTGA
- the ispA gene encoding (2E,6E)-farnesyl diphosphate synthase: MDFAKLLNAYHERVNLALTRLIDPLPFQSSPLVQAMQYGALLGGKRLRPFLVYATGEMLKADTASLDVPAAAVECIHAYSLIHDDLPAMDDDALRRGQPTCHIKYGEDTAILAGDALQTLAFSILADQPMPGVSAEARIAMISELAQASGVAGMCGGQALDLAAEGKSVNLAQLEQIHRHKTGALIRAAVRLGALAAGERGRAALPVLDTYANAIGLAFQVQDDILDVVGDTAVLGKTQGADQALGKSTYPALMGLENARSKAWDLYQEAIGALDILAEQSYNTIALQALASFIIERDK, encoded by the coding sequence ATGGATTTCGCTAAATTACTGAACGCGTACCATGAACGCGTCAATCTGGCGTTGACGCGCTTAATAGATCCACTTCCTTTTCAGAGTTCTCCTCTGGTGCAAGCGATGCAATATGGGGCACTATTAGGCGGTAAGCGTTTGCGCCCCTTTTTAGTGTACGCCACGGGGGAGATGCTGAAGGCCGATACGGCCAGTCTGGATGTACCGGCAGCTGCCGTGGAATGCATTCATGCCTACTCTCTGATTCATGATGATCTGCCGGCGATGGATGACGATGCGTTACGCCGCGGGCAGCCAACCTGCCATATCAAATATGGTGAAGACACGGCCATTCTCGCCGGTGATGCTTTGCAAACCCTGGCATTTTCGATTCTGGCCGATCAACCTATGCCGGGCGTCAGCGCGGAAGCGCGTATTGCTATGATATCTGAACTGGCTCAGGCCAGCGGCGTCGCGGGGATGTGCGGCGGACAAGCGCTGGATCTGGCTGCAGAAGGCAAAAGCGTCAACTTAGCGCAGCTTGAACAGATTCATCGTCACAAAACCGGCGCGTTGATTCGCGCAGCAGTGCGTCTTGGCGCCTTGGCTGCAGGCGAACGTGGCCGTGCCGCCCTGCCGGTTTTAGATACCTACGCCAACGCCATCGGACTGGCGTTTCAGGTGCAGGATGACATTCTGGATGTGGTCGGCGACACCGCGGTGTTAGGCAAAACCCAGGGTGCGGATCAGGCATTAGGTAAAAGCACCTATCCGGCGCTGATGGGGCTGGAAAACGCTCGCAGTAAGGCCTGGGATCTTTATCAGGAAGCGATTGGCGCGCTGGATATTCTGGCGGAGCAGTCCTATAACACCATCGCCTTGCAAGCACTGGCAAGCTTCATAATTGAACGCGATAAATAA
- a CDS encoding YajQ family cyclic di-GMP-binding protein has translation MPSFDIVSEVELPEVRNAVENANREISTRFDFRNVSASIELNEKNESIKITSESDFQVKQLVDILREKLLKRGIEGAAIEVPEEIIHSGKSWSVEAKLKKGIESDIAKKLVKLIKDSKLKVQTQIQGEELRVTGKSRDDLQGAMALVRGGNLGQPFQFKNFRD, from the coding sequence ATGCCATCTTTCGATATCGTTTCCGAAGTCGAACTGCCGGAAGTGCGTAATGCGGTGGAGAATGCCAACCGTGAGATCTCAACCCGTTTCGATTTCCGCAACGTGAGCGCTTCCATTGAGCTCAACGAAAAGAATGAGTCCATCAAAATCACCAGCGAATCTGATTTTCAGGTTAAACAGCTGGTGGATATTTTGCGCGAGAAGCTGCTGAAACGCGGTATTGAAGGCGCAGCGATTGAAGTGCCAGAAGAGATCATTCACAGCGGTAAAAGCTGGAGCGTGGAAGCCAAGCTGAAAAAAGGTATCGAAAGCGATATCGCTAAAAAGCTGGTCAAGCTGATCAAAGACAGCAAGTTGAAGGTGCAGACGCAAATTCAGGGTGAAGAACTGCGCGTGACCGGAAAATCACGTGATGACCTGCAAGGTGCCATGGCGCTGGTGCGCGGCGGCAACCTCGGTCAGCCATTCCAGTTCAAAAACTTCCGCGATTAA
- the xseB gene encoding exodeoxyribonuclease VII small subunit produces the protein MPKKAEAPASFESALQQLEQIVSRLESGELPLEEALNEFERGVQLARTGQQTLQQAEQRVQILLSDDKDAALAPFTPENE, from the coding sequence ATGCCGAAAAAAGCCGAAGCGCCAGCCAGTTTTGAAAGCGCATTACAGCAACTGGAACAGATTGTTAGCCGTCTGGAGAGTGGTGAATTACCGCTTGAAGAGGCGCTAAACGAATTCGAACGCGGCGTTCAACTGGCTCGTACTGGTCAGCAAACCCTGCAACAGGCTGAGCAGCGCGTACAGATCCTGCTCAGCGATGACAAAGATGCCGCGCTGGCACCGTTCACGCCGGAAAATGAGTAA
- the thiI gene encoding tRNA uracil 4-sulfurtransferase ThiI produces the protein MKFIIKLFPEITIKSQSVRLRFIKILTGNIRNTLRTVDEEIAVVRHWDHIEVRAKKESLRDVVIDELTRIPGIHHVLAVEDQPYTDMHDIFEQTLALNRERLEGKSFCVRVKRRGKHSFSSIDVERYVGGGLNQHIETARVQLNHPDVTVNLEIEDDRLLLITGRYAGLGGFPIGTQEDVLSLISGGFDSGVSSYMLMRRGCRVHYCFFNLGGAAHEIGVRQVAHYLWQRFGRSHRVRFVAINFEPVVGEILEKVDDGQMGVVLKRMMVRAASMVAERYGVQALVTGEALGQVSSQTLTNLRLIDNASDTLILRPLISHDKEHIIDLARKIGTEDFAKTMPEYCGVISKSPTVKAVKAKIEAEEQNFDFEILNRMVQEATNVDIREIAEKAQEEVVEVETVASFTANDVVLDIRSVDEQEASPLQVEGVDVKSLPFYKLSTQFGDLDQAKTWLLYCDRGVMSRLQALYLHEQGFKNVKVYRP, from the coding sequence ATGAAGTTTATCATCAAGCTCTTCCCAGAAATCACCATCAAAAGTCAGTCGGTGCGTCTGCGTTTTATCAAGATTTTGACCGGCAACATCCGTAACACGCTGCGTACGGTCGACGAAGAGATCGCCGTGGTGCGCCACTGGGATCACATCGAAGTCCGCGCGAAGAAGGAATCCTTGCGTGATGTGGTTATTGATGAGCTGACGCGTATTCCCGGTATTCATCATGTGTTGGCGGTGGAAGATCAGCCTTATACCGACATGCACGATATCTTTGAGCAGACGCTGGCGCTCAATCGCGAACGTCTTGAGGGCAAAAGCTTCTGTGTGCGCGTTAAGCGCCGCGGCAAACACAGCTTCAGCTCAATTGATGTGGAGCGTTACGTTGGTGGTGGTCTTAATCAGCACATTGAAACGGCCCGCGTGCAGTTGAATCACCCGGACGTGACGGTGAATCTGGAGATTGAAGACGATCGTCTGCTGCTGATTACTGGGCGTTATGCCGGGCTGGGTGGTTTCCCTATTGGCACGCAAGAAGATGTGCTGTCGCTGATCTCCGGTGGCTTCGATTCCGGTGTGTCCAGCTATATGCTGATGCGTCGTGGTTGCCGCGTGCATTACTGCTTCTTTAACCTTGGCGGCGCCGCGCATGAAATTGGCGTACGTCAGGTGGCACACTATTTGTGGCAGCGTTTTGGCCGCTCACATCGCGTGCGCTTTGTGGCGATCAACTTTGAACCGGTGGTCGGTGAGATTCTGGAAAAAGTCGATGACGGCCAGATGGGCGTGGTGCTGAAACGTATGATGGTACGTGCGGCCTCGATGGTCGCTGAGCGTTACGGCGTGCAGGCACTGGTGACCGGTGAAGCGCTGGGCCAGGTGTCGAGCCAGACGCTGACCAACCTGCGTCTTATTGATAACGCCTCTGATACTTTGATTCTGCGCCCGCTGATTTCGCACGATAAAGAGCACATCATCGATCTGGCGCGCAAAATCGGTACCGAAGATTTTGCCAAAACCATGCCGGAATATTGTGGTGTGATCTCTAAAAGCCCAACGGTGAAAGCGGTGAAGGCGAAGATCGAAGCGGAAGAACAGAACTTCGATTTTGAGATCCTCAATCGCATGGTGCAGGAAGCCACCAACGTCGATATCCGTGAAATTGCCGAAAAGGCCCAGGAAGAAGTGGTTGAAGTGGAGACTGTGGCTTCATTCACGGCCAACGACGTGGTGCTGGATATCCGTTCGGTGGATGAGCAGGAAGCCTCGCCCTTGCAGGTAGAAGGCGTGGACGTGAAATCACTGCCGTTCTACAAGCTGAGTACCCAGTTTGGCGATTTGGATCAGGCGAAAACCTGGCTGCTGTATTGCGATCGTGGCGTGATGAGCCGTTTACAGGCGCTGTATCTGCATGAGCAGGGCTTTAAAAATGTGAAGGTTTATCGCCCGTAA
- the dxs gene encoding 1-deoxy-D-xylulose-5-phosphate synthase — protein sequence MSFDIAKYPTLALASTVQELRLLPKEKLPVLCDELRQYLLDSVSRSSGHFASGLGVVELTVALHYVYNTPFDHLVWDVGHQAYPHKILTGRRDRIGTIRQKNGLHPFPWRGESEYDVLSVGHSSTSISAGLGMAVAAEREGKGRRTACIIGDGAITAGMAFEAMNHAGDIKPDMLVILNDNEMSISENVGALNNRLAQILSGKTYSRLREGGKRVLGGLPPIKELVKRTEEHLKGMVVPGTLFEELGFNYIGPVDGHDVLTLVSTLKNMRDLKGPQFLHIMTKKGKGYAPAEQDPIAWHAVPKFDPASGSLPKSAPGLPSYSKIFGNWLSEMAADDPRLMAVTPAMREGSGMVSYSRDYPQQYFDVAIAEQHAVTFAAGMAIGGYKPVVAIYSTFLQRAYDQLIHDVAIQKLPVLFAIDRGGIVGADGQTHQGAFDIAFLRCVPEMVIMTPSDENECRQMLYTGYHYQDGPSAVRYPRGTGTGATLEPLAALPLGKGIVKRRGEKLAILNFGTLLPEAQAAAEALNATLVDMRFVKPLDEALIAELAASHDSLVTLEEGAIKGGAGSGVNEYVMAKRLRVHVLNLGLPDEFIPQGTQEEVRQDYQLDAAGIQQQITAWLAQ from the coding sequence ATGAGTTTTGATATTGCAAAATACCCGACACTGGCGTTAGCAAGCACGGTTCAGGAATTACGTTTATTACCGAAAGAAAAACTTCCGGTACTGTGTGACGAACTGCGTCAGTATCTGCTGGACAGCGTGAGCCGATCTTCCGGCCACTTCGCATCGGGTCTGGGCGTCGTCGAACTAACCGTCGCGCTGCATTATGTTTATAACACCCCGTTTGACCACTTGGTGTGGGACGTTGGCCATCAGGCTTACCCGCATAAAATTTTGACCGGACGCCGCGATCGTATCGGTACCATCCGTCAGAAAAATGGCCTGCATCCTTTCCCATGGCGTGGCGAGAGCGAATATGACGTATTGAGCGTCGGCCACTCGTCGACCTCCATCAGCGCCGGTTTGGGTATGGCCGTTGCTGCTGAGCGTGAAGGCAAAGGCCGCCGCACCGCCTGTATCATCGGCGATGGCGCAATTACCGCCGGCATGGCGTTTGAAGCGATGAACCACGCGGGTGACATCAAGCCCGACATGCTGGTGATCCTCAACGATAACGAGATGTCGATCTCTGAGAACGTCGGCGCACTCAACAATCGCCTGGCTCAGATCCTCTCGGGCAAAACCTATTCACGCCTGCGCGAAGGCGGCAAGCGCGTATTGGGTGGTCTGCCACCGATCAAAGAGCTGGTGAAGCGCACCGAAGAACATCTAAAAGGGATGGTGGTGCCGGGCACGCTGTTTGAAGAGCTGGGCTTCAACTATATTGGCCCGGTCGATGGCCACGATGTGCTGACGCTGGTCAGCACGCTGAAGAACATGCGAGACTTAAAAGGCCCGCAGTTCCTGCACATCATGACCAAAAAGGGCAAAGGATACGCGCCAGCAGAGCAAGATCCGATCGCCTGGCATGCCGTACCGAAATTTGATCCTGCCAGTGGTTCTCTGCCCAAAAGCGCCCCTGGATTGCCGAGCTATTCCAAAATTTTTGGTAACTGGCTCAGCGAAATGGCCGCTGACGATCCGCGCCTGATGGCGGTAACGCCCGCGATGCGCGAAGGCTCAGGCATGGTCAGCTATTCCCGTGACTATCCGCAGCAATATTTCGATGTGGCGATTGCCGAGCAGCACGCGGTGACTTTCGCGGCGGGTATGGCGATTGGCGGCTACAAGCCGGTGGTAGCGATTTACTCCACTTTCCTGCAGCGTGCCTACGATCAGCTAATTCACGACGTCGCCATCCAGAAACTACCGGTCCTGTTTGCTATCGATCGCGGCGGTATTGTGGGGGCTGACGGACAGACCCATCAGGGCGCGTTTGATATCGCTTTCCTGCGCTGTGTGCCCGAAATGGTGATCATGACGCCAAGTGATGAAAACGAGTGTCGCCAGATGCTCTACACCGGTTATCACTACCAGGATGGCCCAAGCGCCGTGCGCTACCCGCGTGGCACTGGCACCGGCGCGACCCTGGAGCCACTGGCAGCACTGCCGCTCGGTAAAGGGATTGTGAAACGTCGTGGTGAAAAACTGGCGATCCTGAACTTTGGCACCCTGTTGCCTGAAGCGCAGGCGGCAGCGGAAGCGCTCAACGCCACCCTGGTGGATATGCGTTTTGTGAAGCCACTGGATGAAGCACTGATTGCGGAACTGGCGGCCAGCCATGATTCGCTGGTGACGCTGGAAGAAGGGGCAATTAAAGGCGGTGCCGGTAGCGGCGTGAATGAATACGTCATGGCGAAGCGCCTGCGCGTACACGTGCTGAACCTCGGTCTGCCGGACGAATTTATCCCTCAAGGCACTCAGGAAGAAGTTCGTCAGGATTATCAGCTGGATGCCGCCGGTATTCAGCAGCAAATCACCGCCTGGCTGGCACAGTAA